One part of the Streptomyces lienomycini genome encodes these proteins:
- a CDS encoding phage tail protein has translation MTRKDPGSSIWFSLAIDGESLGYFNGCEGLSTQVEVEQRQEGGNNGFVWQLPTRVTFSNIRLTRPLTPDTAKVAKWISSVQTGIKRPTAQISALRADGSIVARWGLIDVLPVSWQGPSLDPNSPAVANEVLEIAHHGFTD, from the coding sequence ATGACCCGCAAGGACCCGGGCTCCTCCATATGGTTCAGCCTCGCCATCGACGGCGAGAGCCTCGGTTACTTCAACGGGTGCGAAGGCCTGTCGACCCAGGTGGAGGTGGAACAGCGCCAGGAGGGCGGCAACAACGGCTTCGTCTGGCAGCTGCCCACCCGCGTCACCTTCTCCAACATCCGGCTGACCCGGCCCCTGACTCCGGACACGGCGAAGGTCGCCAAGTGGATCTCCTCCGTGCAGACCGGCATCAAGCGGCCCACCGCGCAGATCTCGGCCCTGCGCGCCGACGGGTCGATCGTGGCCCGCTGGGGGCTGATCGACGTACTGCCCGTGAGCTGGCAGGGTCCCTCGCTCGACCCCAACAGCCCGGCCGTGGCCAACGAGGTCCTGGAGATCGCCCACCACGGATTCACGGACTGA
- a CDS encoding CIS tube protein has product MATSKGAGKSLVRANLAIHQPPTGTSTTPGALIRTFNFEFNPAQLSISQRTNWVATPTAAVRKAAKPQFMGAEPREMTLEIFLDSSMKPDGTTVMKKVESLLLCCEVTAKSLADDQPSPPWVVFEWGSFSTARFTAYVSSIETQYTLFGTTGVPIRATCQVALVEIPGPTLGQNPTSGALTAQRVHRVVAGDSLQSLAWSEYGNANAWRVIARANGIDDPSHLPTGTELMLPAAEEVPH; this is encoded by the coding sequence ATGGCCACCAGCAAGGGCGCCGGCAAGAGCCTCGTGCGCGCCAACCTCGCCATCCACCAGCCGCCCACCGGCACGTCCACCACACCGGGTGCGCTGATCCGGACGTTCAACTTCGAGTTCAACCCCGCCCAGTTGTCCATCAGTCAGCGGACCAACTGGGTGGCGACGCCGACGGCGGCGGTGCGCAAGGCCGCCAAGCCGCAGTTCATGGGCGCCGAGCCGCGGGAGATGACCCTGGAGATCTTCCTGGACTCCTCGATGAAGCCCGACGGCACCACCGTGATGAAGAAGGTCGAGTCGCTGCTGCTGTGCTGCGAGGTGACCGCCAAGAGCCTGGCCGACGACCAGCCGTCGCCGCCCTGGGTGGTCTTCGAGTGGGGTTCGTTCTCCACGGCGCGGTTCACCGCGTACGTCTCGTCCATCGAGACGCAGTACACGCTCTTCGGCACCACCGGTGTCCCCATCCGTGCCACCTGCCAGGTGGCACTGGTGGAGATCCCCGGCCCCACCCTGGGCCAGAACCCGACCTCCGGCGCCCTCACCGCCCAGCGCGTGCACCGGGTCGTCGCGGGGGACTCGCTCCAGTCACTGGCGTGGAGCGAGTACGGCAACGCCAACGCGTGGCGTGTGATCGCCCGGGCCAACGGCATCGACGACCCCTCCCACCTGCCGACCGGCACCGAGCTGATGCTCCCCGCCGCCGAGGAGGTGCCTCACTGA
- a CDS encoding VgrG-related protein: MVRPSFSSIVDVKIGGAKLPDDIAPMLTDGWVDQGVGVPAAFRLTFRDPDHLVLGKLGVKFGTPVVITPIADGQGKGNPLLTGEVTGLEADYDGTGSFTVIRGYDYGHRLMRQRRVAAYRNQKASDIAKTLVSGDGVPVGRIQPTKGTYGFISQSNVTDWDFLSRLADENKMVMYLDAKGKFRFVTPKPSAGAPSPSTDGDKSTFVLVAGHDILRLRAAVTAADQIGKVESRGWNVTTKKKITEIAPATTDPGISIGSTPGTAAGKFKPGKLVETANPYDKQDEVQYAAKALAADVTSSFAELEVAVYGHPDLRPGVPVALAKVGEPFEGKYTVTSVRHHFGDGVPYESWITVSGRQWRSLYGLASGGSGGTDPASATRLPSVANAIVTDVQDPLKQGRVKLQFPWLDDKYVSDWARSVQLGGVAGGGIFPMDVGDEVLVAFDRGALDHPFVIGGLYNGRDVPTKSDVPLHDSLKKKAARHTLSDRTGNRVDLLSQRTGGRKQGVRIASGNDKLTINLDRTKTEITVDSKGSVKITGSRSVDVEAGQRLTLRGKSILIDSAGPLTLQGKGIVNLKSLGGVVAVNALGGALTMTSAGAATLTATGLATITAANTKITGAKLDLYGGFFVNEIKYPFG, from the coding sequence ATGGTGCGGCCCTCATTCTCCAGCATCGTCGACGTCAAGATCGGTGGCGCGAAGCTGCCCGACGACATCGCCCCGATGCTCACCGACGGCTGGGTCGACCAGGGCGTGGGCGTGCCCGCGGCGTTCCGGCTCACCTTCCGCGACCCCGACCACCTGGTCCTCGGCAAACTGGGCGTGAAGTTCGGCACCCCGGTCGTCATCACCCCGATCGCCGACGGACAGGGCAAGGGCAACCCCCTGCTGACCGGTGAGGTCACCGGCCTGGAGGCCGACTACGACGGCACCGGCAGCTTCACCGTCATCCGCGGCTACGACTACGGGCACCGCCTGATGCGCCAGCGGCGGGTGGCCGCCTACCGCAATCAGAAGGCCTCCGACATCGCCAAGACGCTCGTGAGCGGGGACGGGGTCCCCGTCGGCCGCATCCAGCCGACGAAGGGCACGTACGGGTTCATCAGCCAGTCCAACGTCACCGACTGGGACTTCCTGTCCCGGCTCGCCGACGAGAACAAGATGGTCATGTACCTGGACGCCAAGGGGAAGTTCCGGTTCGTCACGCCGAAACCGTCGGCCGGCGCACCCTCCCCCAGCACGGACGGCGACAAGAGCACCTTCGTCCTCGTGGCCGGCCACGACATCCTGCGGCTGCGGGCCGCCGTGACCGCCGCCGACCAGATCGGCAAGGTCGAGTCGCGCGGCTGGAACGTCACCACCAAGAAGAAGATCACCGAGATCGCTCCGGCCACCACCGACCCCGGCATCAGCATCGGCTCGACGCCCGGCACGGCCGCGGGCAAGTTCAAGCCCGGCAAGCTCGTCGAGACCGCCAACCCGTACGACAAGCAGGACGAGGTCCAGTACGCCGCGAAGGCCCTCGCCGCCGACGTCACCTCGTCCTTCGCCGAGCTGGAAGTCGCCGTCTACGGCCACCCCGACCTGCGGCCCGGCGTCCCCGTGGCACTCGCCAAGGTCGGCGAGCCCTTCGAGGGCAAGTACACCGTGACCTCGGTCCGCCACCACTTCGGCGACGGCGTGCCCTACGAGTCCTGGATCACGGTCAGCGGCCGCCAGTGGCGCTCCCTGTACGGGCTCGCCTCGGGCGGCAGCGGCGGCACGGACCCGGCCAGCGCCACCCGGCTGCCCAGCGTCGCCAACGCCATCGTCACCGACGTGCAGGACCCCCTCAAGCAGGGCCGGGTCAAGCTGCAGTTCCCGTGGCTGGACGACAAGTACGTCAGCGACTGGGCGCGCAGTGTGCAGCTGGGCGGCGTGGCGGGCGGTGGGATCTTCCCCATGGACGTCGGCGACGAGGTGCTGGTCGCCTTCGACCGGGGCGCCCTCGACCACCCGTTCGTCATCGGCGGGCTCTACAACGGCCGGGACGTGCCGACCAAGAGCGACGTGCCGCTGCACGACAGCCTGAAGAAGAAGGCCGCCCGGCACACCCTGTCCGACCGCACGGGCAACCGCGTCGACCTGCTCAGCCAGCGGACCGGCGGGCGCAAGCAGGGCGTCCGGATCGCCAGCGGCAACGACAAGCTGACCATCAACCTCGACCGCACCAAGACCGAGATCACCGTCGACAGCAAGGGCTCGGTCAAGATCACCGGCAGCCGGTCGGTGGACGTGGAGGCGGGCCAGCGGCTCACCCTGCGCGGCAAGTCGATCCTGATCGACAGCGCCGGGCCGCTCACCCTGCAGGGCAAGGGCATCGTCAACCTCAAGTCGCTCGGCGGCGTGGTCGCGGTGAACGCGCT